The following DNA comes from Brassica oleracea var. oleracea cultivar TO1000 chromosome C5, BOL, whole genome shotgun sequence.
CATCGCTCGGTTCGAATGGCGCTCAACGTACGTAACAAACTTGGCTTCATCGATGGTAGTATTCCTAAACCTTCTGATAACCATCGCGATTCAGGATCTTGGTCTAGATGCAATGATATGGTTGCTACTTGGCTCTTGAATTCTGTTTCCAAGAAGATAGGTCAGAGTCTATTGTTCATGTTTACTGTTGAGTCTATTTGGACGAACATCCTTTCTCGTTTCAAACAGGATGATGCTCCACGGGTTTATGAGATTGAGCAACAGCTAAGCTCGATTCAGCAGGGTTCAATGGACGTTAATGCCTACTATACTGCATTGGTTACTCTGTGGGAAGAGCATAAGAACTATGTTGAATTGCCTGTGTGTTCTTGTGGCAAATGTGAGTGTAATGCAGCCGAGCTATGGGAATGTCTTCAACAGTGAAGCAGAGTCACGAAGTTCTTGATGGGGCTTAATGAGTCGTATGAATCCACTTGTCGTCACATCTTGATGCTGAAACCAATACCGTCCATTGAAGATGTGTTCAATCTGGTAACTCAAGATGAACGTCAACGCGTGATCAAACCAAGTACTACATCAGTACATGTTGCTCTCCAAGCTTCAGGACCAGATAAGAGTCTCCCCACTGTTGTTATTGCTCCTGATCATTTTACCTTTGCTGCTGCTCACAACAACTCAGGATATCGTCCCAAACAACGGCCTTTATGTACTTATTGTGGTCAACTTGGACATGTTGTTGATAAATGCTTTCGTCTTCATGGATATCCTCCTGGTCACAAGTACAACAAGTCTTCTCATCCCAATGCTGGCTTTGCTCCTCGAGGACAGAACAATTATCAACAGCGACCGGTTCAGCAGCAGAACAATCAATATTTTCTGCCTCAACAGCAGAATTCTCAACGTGCAAATGCTATTGTTCAATCTGCTCCGTCGTTTGTTCCTTCTCCTCTGGATGCTTCTCATCTTCAGTCCTTACTTCAGCAATTACAAGCGTATGTTCAACCTTCTGTGAATGCAATTTCTAGTGCGCAGTCTTCTATCAATGAAAATGGATACATGGCACCTCAATCTACCTCTGGTATTATTCCTTTTCCATCAACTAGCCTTAAATTTCAAAACCATATCCTTACTTTTGAAAATCAATGTCTTTCTACTCTTTCGGATGCACTGGCTAGTGATGCTTGGATAATTGACAGTGGCGCTACGACACATGTGTGTTCGGATCTCAACCTCTTTACTAATACTTCATCTGTACTTGGCGTTACAGTCTCTCTTCCTAATGGAGTTCATGAACCTATTACTCATATAGGATCTGTGCATATCTCTTCATCTATTGTGCTGCATAATGTGCTTTATGTTCCATCTTTCCGTTTTAATTTGATCAGTGTGTGTAGTCTTCTTCGTGATAGTTGATTCTCTGCTCACTTCTATCCTGATTTTTGCTTATTACAGGAGTCTATTCAGGGCTTGATGATTGGTAGAGGAAACCTTCATCGAAATCTACACGTTCTTGAGACTGATAACACTGCACCTTTGTCGTTCTTTGGATCCTTGCAAGTCGATAGGAATCTATGGCATCAACGCCTTGGACATCCATTAGCTTCCAAGTTAAAGCAACTGTCTGGTACTTTACAAATTGCTGAGTCTAGTTTACATAAGTCTGAACATTGTCCTATCTGTCCTTTAGCAAAACAAAAGAGATTATCGTTTGAGTCAAGTAATATTGTGTCTGTTTCACCATTTGATTTGATTCATTTAGATGTTTGGGGTCCTTTCTCTGTCGAGTCTGTTGAAGGTTATCGGTATTTTCTTACAATAGTTGATGATTGTACTAGGGTGACTTGGGTATACATGATGTGTAATAAAAATGATATTTTAATTGTTTTTCCAGAGTTTGTTAATCATGTTTCTACTCAATATCATTCTGCCATTAAAGTCATTCGTAGTGATAATGCTCCTGAACTAGCTTTCTCTCAACTTGTTAAACAACATGGTATGATTCATCAATTCTCTTGTGCTTATACACCGCAGCAAAACTCCATTGTCGAACGTAAACATCAACATATATTGAATGTTGCTCGCACCTTATTGTTTCAATCTAGAATACCTTTAGCTTACTGGAGTGATTGTGTGTGTACTGCCGTGTATCTCATAAATAGAATACCTCTTGTGTTGTTAGCTAACAAGTCTCCTTATGAACTATTGATGAAAAAGGTTCCTGATTACTCTCACTTGAAATCTTTTGGCTGTCTTTGTTATGTCTCTACTTTACCTAATGATAGAAACAAATTCACTGCTCGTGCTGATACTTGTGTGTTCATTGGCTATCCTTCGGGATATAAAGGATATAAAGTCTTGCATATTGATTCCAATAAGATCTCTATTACTAGGAATGTTATTTTTCATGAAAATGTTTTTCCTTTTACAGATGATAAACTACATGATTGCTCTCATGTTCCTAATATCTTTGACAACACTATCTTGCTATTGCATGTTCCTGTGTTTGTTGATAGTGATCCTCCTATGCATTTAGAAACACATTCGCCTAGGCATGATCCTGTTGTTATTAAGACTGTTCCCATAAGTACAGGTCAAGGAAGTCTTGTAGGTGGCAGACCGAAACGCAGTGTCAAAGCTCCAAGTTACTTATCTCAGTATCACTGTGCTCTTGAGCGTATCTCTCTTCCTCCTACCCTTGATACCAGTTCAATTCCCTTTTTACCTTCTTCCACTCCTTATCCTCTGTCATCTGTTATTACCTACTCAAATTTTACACCCCTTTATCAGTCCTATATCCTTTCATACTCCCTTGAAACAGAACCCACCTCTTTTAAACAAGCCATGTTATCCCCCAATTTTAAGAAGGCTACGAACGAAGAATTGCAAGCCATGGAAGCGAATCATACCTGGACTGTTGAATTGTTGCCTCCGGGGAAGAATGTAGTTGGTTGCAAGTGGGTATATACTATCAAATACAGGGCTGATGGTACGATTGAGCGATATAAAGCTCGTTTGGTTGCCAAGGGCTTTACACAGCAAGATGGTGTTGACTTCACCGACACGTTCTCTCCAGTTGCTAAGCTTGCGAGTGCCAAGCTTCTTCTGGCTCTTGCTGCGATACAAGGATGGAGTATGTCTCAAATGGACGTCTCTAATGCGTTTTTGCATAGTGATCTGGATGAGGAAATCTTCATGAGTCTTCCTCAGGGTTATGTTCCAGCTTCTGGTTCTCTCCCACCTAATCTAGTCTGTCGACTCCATAAATCACTGTATGGTTTAAAGCAAGCGTCCAGACAATGGTACAACTGCCTCTCTGCAGTCTTTCTCTCTGCTGGTTTCGTTCAATCACCAGCGGATAATACATTGTTTGTGAAGCAAACAGGTTCTTCCTTTGTTGCTGCGCTTGTTTATGTGGACGACATCATGATAGTTGGTAACGATGATGCTGCAATCCAACTTCTGAAAGACACGCTTCACCAACATTTCAAGATTAAAGATCTTGGTCCTCTTCGATTCTTTCTTGGTTTGGAAATTGCTCGAAACTCAGAGGGGATATCTATCTGTCAGAGGAAGTATGCGTTGAGTTTACTCTCTGATACAGGACTTCTGGCTTGTAAACCAAGTCCAGTTCCGATGGATCCGTTGGTGAAATTGAGTAGTGAATCTGGTACACCTCTTGCTGATCCTACACCTTTTCGTGCTCTGATAGGTCGTCTTCTCTACTTGACGATCACTCGCCCTGATATAACGTTTGCAGTCCACTGCTTAAGCCAGTTTATGTCCTCTCCTACTGACGTTCACCTCACTGCAGCTCATCGCATTCTGCGTTATATCAAGAACAATCCAGGCCAGGGATTGTTCTACTCTGCCGCTTCCACACTCTGTCTCAATGCGTTCTCGGATGCAAACTGGGCAACCTGTCCTGATTCACGTCGGTCTGTTACTGGGTACTGCGTCTACCTTGGAACGTCATTGGTTACATGGAAATCAAAGAAGCAAGATGTGGTTAGTAGAAGCAGCACTGAAGCTAAATATCGTAGCATGGCACACACGACTTGTGAACTTCTGTGGCTTCAACAACTTCTCACCAGTCTGAAGATTCAAGTCACCACCAAAGCAAAGCTTTTCTGTGACAACAAGTCGGCGATGCACATTGCTACCAACCCGGTCTTCCATGAACGGACTAAACACGTGGAGATTGACTGCCACACCGTCCGTGATCAAGTAAAGAGAGGTTTCATCACATTGATGCATGTTTCGAGTGCTAATCAGCATGCTGACATCTTCACGAAGCCGCTGCATTCTGGACCATTCCGGTCTTTGCTTGATCGCCTGTCTCTCTCAAGTCTCTATCTTCCTTCTGATAGTTCAAATTCAGAGACTTGACCGGGGGTATTAGATAATATAGGATCGGTTTATTATGGTTAAGAGATAACCACTCTGGTTAAGTCTCCTTTAGCTGATCCAGAGTATTTAAGTCTGATGTAACTGACTTTGTATGATTATCGAGTTAATTCATCTCAGTTCAATAGAATCTTCTCAAAAAGTTCAGCCGGAACACTTAACCTAGACCGATAACCACCTGAAGAATTGTGATGTGGAGTATAGATTAATCCATGAGAGAACCGTAGCCACATAACATTGATTATATTCTTCAAAGACAATATAATAACATTAACCACTCCTCTTGTGAATGTCATTCGGATTGTTAACTGTTTTTAGTGATAAAAGAACATGGTAGTAGTATTAGTTACAAAACACCACAAGTTACTTACTATTTTTCCATTTCTTTTGAAGGTGTATAAAATAAAATATAAAGTTGTTATTATCTTAACGACTTATTCTTTTGGCTTCTTTGTCTAAATACTAATTGACAATTAAACGGTTTGATCGCTAATATAGATCATGACAATTAAAAACGCCACACGGTTCAAGAAAAACCGACTACTAGTACCGAGTCAATATCATGATTCTAGAACTTAGGAACGTCTTAAAGTAACTAAACATGCATAATTAAAATACGATCGAAGACCACATGCCGTAAGAATGTTGCTAATCTATGTCGGTTCATGCACAATTATTTTATTCTGTCATTCGGTTAAAAGAGCCCATTCTGCGCACATATGCATGTAAAAGGGCTTAAGTTTATATGTTAGTTTTCATTCAAACTTACCTTTCAAACTAATGACATAGGATGATAGGAATGTAATTAAAAATTTTGTCGGCTAAATACCTCACGGTTCAACATAAAAATAATGTCGTGGCTAAGAATTCATTCACCGTCACGAGTTTTGCGAGAGTCTCGTTCTAGAAATTCTACAATAACACAAACATTTTTTTTTGTTTCTCACTAATGTTAAAGATAACAATAAACTGAAATCTCCTCCTATTACATAAGTCTAATTATATTTAACAAACCGATTTATAAATTAAAAAAGGAGTATTAGGAGAAATAGATTTACCAAAATGACATAAACATAGAAACTGTTTGTCTACGTGATGACTCGAGTCACCTTGAAATCAGTTTTAGCAGCTTCATATTAATTTACCATAATACCCCCCTCTCTGTTTTCTCCCATCCTTCAGTTTTTCTCCACTCTGTTCCTAGAAAGATCGGTCCACGGGTTACCACCACCTTCGTCACCCGCTTCACTCCTCTTTAGTCCCATACCCGGATCCCAACCCGACCCGTCTAGGATGATCCCACCAAGACCCAACTGCATATTCGACGCCAAAAGCGAGCTAAAACTCCCACCACCACCCATCTCCATACCTTTCACGTCTTGGTCTCCGATCGGAAACCCGTACAGCATCCGGGTCGGATCCGTATCCGGGTTAGGATCCGGGTCCGGGTGTTTGGTCTTCTTCTTGTGTGTGTTGGGAGGAGAAGACGCAGAGGTTGATCGTTTAGCGTTCTTGCGAGAACCGCCGCCGACGGGAACGTTGCGGAGAGCCCCGCCTTTGGTCCAGTAACGACGGCAGCTTTTGCAAAAGTGACGGGGCTGTGACAGGTTGTAGTTGTTGTAGTAACAGAATTTTGTGTTCGGTGAGTCACATCGAGGACACTTTAGCTGTTCTTGCTCTGGAAACTGCTGTGGTTGTTGTTGTTGTTGTGTCGCCATCATCGAGTTGTAATAAGCTGATGGATCCTGCATTTCTTCTTTTGAAAAACAGAGTCTTTTCCTTAAATTATAAATCTTTTGGTAACCATATATGAAAGAACCTAAAGAGATCGAATCTTGGAGATGTCAAGAGAGAGATATATGAGGGTGAATGATTTTGAGGCTTTTATAGATAGAGAGGAAGTGGTTCTTGACGCATTAGATAAGACAAAATATACACTTTCTCTCTCTACATATGAGAGACAAGGAGAGAGAGGAGTGGAGCAGAGCAGAGAAGGGACGAGGGCTGAAGTCTAAGACGAGAAGACAAGCTTCTGTGAGATGTGACCAGTCTTATAGGGTTACCCAATAACAAAAGATTAATGCTTCCCTAATCTTCTTCCTTTTGGTTAGAATTTTTAATATTGTGCTAATTATTAATTGGTATATACTCTAATTATCATTTCAACTATAGAAGACAAGAGCGTGGGTGTTGAACTTTTTCATTGACTTATTTAACTAAGTATCAAGATATCATCATCATAGGTGTTGTTTTTGTGTTGACGTCATTTTGTCGAATGGGTTAAAACTTAAAAGTGTTTACTTTTTATTTGTTTACATGAGATACTAACAAGATTGATAGCTTTTGATTATTATTTTTAAATACGGTATGGTTTCATAATTATAAACTCTACAAATCTAGAAAATTCACAGGCATTGTGAATTATTGTAGACGAAAATAAGGTTTAAAAATGTGTTTTGTATATATCGAAGGGGTAATAACTGTTTCCAACATATTTGGATACGCCTGTCTTGGTGCTATGGTAGTTGTTTTGGCTTCGTATGTTTAGGCCAATATCGACTATAAGTATCTTTTTGTTTTCTTATGTGTGTTCTTACCTTTACACCAAAAACAAACACAATGGCCTTTTCCTTCTGATGGCTAAAAGTCTCTCTGCTCTTTTTTAATAAATATTTATCTAATCTTCTTTTTTGATAAAAAAAATATTTTCTAATCTTTATATGCAGAAATTGTATTTGTATTGTTATCAAAGTTCAGATTCTCTCATAAAGACGCGTTTGATCATTTGGCATCGATTCTTAGCTTTGGCCTAGGAAATTTGGTGATTGGAGATCACTAACTTCTTTTTGACCTTCCGGCACTGGACAAGCAAAGCTCGCCTGAAAGCTAGATTTGCCTAAACTGTTTTTATTTTTGCCAGTTCAGTAATGACCTTAAAATCTAGTTCTCATATTGTTAAATTTTAACGAAGAGTTAGTAACCATTCTCTGTATTAAACCCTGGTTAATCCACATCATTCTCAATACCATTTACTAGGTGATAACCCGCGCTTTGCGCAGAATGAGATTATTAATTTCGTTATTTATAAGATAAGAAAACATTAGGTCTGTTTAATATGGACTTCGATTTGGTTCTAAGATGGATTTTTTATAAGTTTAATGTGTACATCGATTTGGTTCTTTAAATATAAAAAGTCTTATAACTAAAAAGTTCGATTTTACTAAGATGCATAATTAAAAAAACTGATAATAAATAGTTCTTTAACAAAATTCTAAAAGGCAAAACAACATTATTAGGTAAAAATGAAAATATGGTATTAAGCAAACGAAAAAGTCTTCAAGCTTGGTCAACTCTCCAAGTCTGAATTCATTATGCTGTGATAGGAATCATGTGACAGCATACAAACACAAGAATATAGAAATTAGCGTAAATTCTAATTAGTTTTGTGCTAGCCAATAAATACATATGCAGTTATTAACCTACTATACTTACTTCGATTTGAAGTTTTGTATTTCTGCCATGT
Coding sequences within:
- the LOC106345024 gene encoding uncharacterized protein LOC106345024, with product MDSPRANRDYYENPYYLHNSDHAGLVLVSDRLTSGAEFHSWHRSVRMALNVRNKLGFIDGSIPKPSDNHRDSGSWSRCNDMVATWLLNSVSKKIGQSLLFMFTVESIWTNILSRFKQDDAPRVYEIEQQLSSIQQGSMDVNAYYTALVTLWEEHKNYVELPVCSCGKCECNAAELWECLQQ
- the LOC106292949 gene encoding dof zinc finger protein DOF3.1, with the translated sequence MQDPSAYYNSMMATQQQQQPQQFPEQEQLKCPRCDSPNTKFCYYNNYNLSQPRHFCKSCRRYWTKGGALRNVPVGGGSRKNAKRSTSASSPPNTHKKKTKHPDPDPNPDTDPTRMLYGFPIGDQDVKGMEMGGGGSFSSLLASNMQLGLGGIILDGSGWDPGMGLKRSEAGDEGGGNPWTDLSRNRVEKN